In one Brevibacterium sp. CBA3109 genomic region, the following are encoded:
- a CDS encoding EAL domain-containing protein has product MEGHLVVEAVHDLDLALEELVRSGGIETYFAPVVDAYTFDKVGYQILQAPIDDPALGHAESENLRHAMRGSAMIGDIDASLRATALRTAETAGLAKSNRLFLHAEGESFATLEDRTEEPDRSVILQLDASRVSSSPASVLRAVRQARSMGWGVGMSSVGADLRSTSFVPLVNPSVVGLHPDVLRIDCESHLAELNRLLHAHLERTGAVILAEGVTTEDDLDRVRALGARFMSGPFFGHATRQPEPFAEPIEDGLIDHHSRNLPALGTPYSIAQGLRREPLVMNRELLIAQIAALEERALASGAATVTLGVFGEDETFSQATRDRYERIRDTVGLTAMFSGGFTEPPIPGVRTGIVDASDPMRNEHGVVVVGPDWSGLVAASKRNDPGSDGQTVFDVYITTERYTCVDAARSALTRISPVSSAS; this is encoded by the coding sequence ATGGAAGGACATCTGGTGGTTGAGGCGGTACACGATCTGGACCTGGCTCTCGAAGAGTTAGTGCGCTCAGGCGGGATCGAAACCTATTTCGCCCCCGTCGTCGATGCGTACACTTTCGACAAGGTCGGCTATCAGATCCTTCAGGCCCCGATCGATGACCCGGCACTCGGGCATGCCGAGTCGGAGAATCTCCGTCATGCGATGCGTGGTTCGGCGATGATCGGCGACATCGATGCCTCACTTCGAGCAACTGCCCTGAGAACCGCTGAGACGGCCGGACTGGCCAAATCGAACCGACTCTTCCTCCATGCCGAAGGCGAATCCTTCGCGACCCTCGAAGATCGCACTGAGGAACCCGACCGTTCGGTCATCCTTCAGCTCGATGCCTCTCGCGTGTCCTCGTCACCCGCCTCCGTGCTGCGCGCGGTGCGACAGGCCAGGTCGATGGGCTGGGGTGTGGGAATGTCGTCGGTCGGCGCTGATCTGCGCAGCACTTCATTCGTGCCGCTGGTCAATCCCTCTGTAGTGGGTCTTCACCCCGACGTGCTGCGCATCGACTGCGAATCACACCTGGCCGAACTCAACCGGCTGCTCCACGCTCACCTCGAACGCACCGGCGCAGTGATCCTCGCTGAGGGTGTCACGACCGAAGACGATCTCGACCGGGTTCGCGCACTGGGCGCACGCTTCATGTCAGGACCATTCTTCGGCCACGCCACAAGGCAGCCCGAACCTTTCGCCGAGCCGATTGAGGACGGACTGATCGACCATCATTCGCGAAACCTCCCGGCTCTGGGCACTCCCTATTCGATCGCCCAAGGCCTGCGACGCGAGCCGCTGGTGATGAATCGCGAGCTTCTCATCGCCCAGATCGCTGCCCTCGAAGAGCGGGCGCTGGCCTCGGGAGCAGCCACCGTCACCCTCGGTGTCTTCGGTGAAGACGAGACCTTCTCCCAAGCCACGCGTGACCGTTATGAACGCATCCGCGATACGGTCGGTCTGACTGCGATGTTCTCAGGCGGATTCACGGAACCGCCTATCCCGGGTGTGCGCACAGGAATCGTCGACGCTTCGGATCCCATGCGCAATGAGCACGGCGTCGTCGTAGTCGGTCCGGACTGGTCCGGTCTCGTTGCCGCTTCCAAACGCAATGATCCCGGCAGCGACGGTCAGACTGTGTTCGACGTCTACATCACGACCGAGCGTTACACCTGCGTCGACGCCGCTCGAAGCGCCCTGACACGCATTTCACCAGTCTCCTCTGCCAGCTGA